The genome window ATCATCGGTGTGCTCGGTTATGTATGGATGGGCCTCTGGGTATGGCTCTATGACAAACCATCTAAGAGCAAGCATGTAAACAAGGCTGAGCTTACTTATATTGAGCAGGATGAGGACCTTGAAAAGGTTGAGGCTGAGAAAGAGACAGAGACTGCCGCTGAGGAGAAAACTATCGGCTTCCTGAAGTGCTTCAGCTACCGTCAGACCTGGTCATTCATCGTAGGTAAGTTGATGACTGATGGTGTTTGGTGGTTCTTCCTCTTCTGGGCACCAGCTTATTTCTCTGACCAGTATGGTTATTCTTCAGATTCAGGTATGGGTATCGCCCTTATCTTCACTCTCTATGCTATTGTAACCGTATTGAGTATTGGTGGTGGTTACTTGCCAACCTACTTTGTAGACAAGAAGGGTATGAATCCATATATCGGTAGAATGCGTGCGATGTTGATTTTCGCTTGTTTCCCATTGCTCGGTCTGATTGCCCAGCCTATGGGTGAGTACAGTGCATGGTGGCCAGCTATCATCATCGGTTTGCTCGGTGCAGGTCATCAGGCATGGTCAGCTAACCTCTATTCAACCATCGGTGATATGTTCCCTAAGTCAACTGTAGCTACTATCACCGGTATTGGTGCGATGGCAGGTGGTATCGGTTCCTTCCTGATCAACAAGGGTTCCGGTATGCTCTTCACCTATGCAGAGGGTCAGGGTTCAGCCTTCAGCTTCATGGGCTTCGATGGCAAGCCAGGTGCCTACATGATTGTATTCTGCATCTGTAGTGTAGCTTACCTCGTAGGCTGGTGCATCATGAAGGCATTGGTTCCTAAGTACAAGCCAATCGTGGTTGAATAAACATCACATATTTTATATAAGTTAAAAGCTCATTTGCACCAAGGCAAATGAGCTTTTATCATATTTATACTTATAGAGAAAGAATAAACCT of Segatella copri contains these proteins:
- a CDS encoding MFS transporter — encoded protein: MSPITTSKMSNFRWVICALLFIATTVNYMDRQVLSLTWKDFIAPEFHWTDDHYGTITGLFSIFYAIANLFAGKFVDWMGTKKGYLIAIFVWSTGAVMHAGCGWVAMQMEGYDSIEALRMVQAGSDAAVAIATISVWLFLSCRLILAVGEAGNFPAAIKVTAEYFPKKDRAFSTAIFNSGASVGALAAPATIPLLARSMGWEWAFIIIGVLGYVWMGLWVWLYDKPSKSKHVNKAELTYIEQDEDLEKVEAEKETETAAEEKTIGFLKCFSYRQTWSFIVGKLMTDGVWWFFLFWAPAYFSDQYGYSSDSGMGIALIFTLYAIVTVLSIGGGYLPTYFVDKKGMNPYIGRMRAMLIFACFPLLGLIAQPMGEYSAWWPAIIIGLLGAGHQAWSANLYSTIGDMFPKSTVATITGIGAMAGGIGSFLINKGSGMLFTYAEGQGSAFSFMGFDGKPGAYMIVFCICSVAYLVGWCIMKALVPKYKPIVVE